The genomic window CCGCCGCAACCGCCTGGGCTGTTTTCCCTACGCTTTCCGGGCGGCGGGCCTGCCGCTCAATTCGCCGGACGTGCCCGCGCTGGGAGCCGGTCTGGGGCTGGCCTACGCTTCGCCCTGGGCCGAGACGGCGCCGGAAGAAGACCTCACGCGGCTGGGCGAGGAGCTGGCCGGGGCGCTGGGCCAATACGACCTGCTGGTGGCCGACTTATGGCTAGGCGACCTGCTGGGCCACCAGGGCCGCGAAGGGGTGCCGCCCGAAGTCCTCACCGCCGGGCAGGCCTACCTGCGCCGGGTGGACCGCCTGCTGACTGGGGCGGTGCAGGCCGGGGCGCGGGTCATCGTGAGCAGCGACCACGGCAATCTGGAAGACCTGAGCGTCAAATCACACACCCTGGCCCGCGTGCCCTTCGGCGCGGCGGGCTTGCCCCTCCCGCCAGTGGCCGACATCGTGCAGGGAGGCGGGCAGATAGGACACTGGCTGGGGCTGCCCTGACGGAACCGGCTCCGACAGCTCTGACTCGCAAGCCGCGCCAGGACGAATCTTTTCCACAGGGGGTGTTGAAAGGCTGCGCACGCCCTCTTTTCCTGCACCTGGTTCAAACAACGAAAACGCCGTCCAGCAAACAAAAAACGCTGAACAGTCATGCTTGAAAATCCGCTTCAAAAGTTATCCACAGTGAAACGTAGACCTGTGGATAACTTTGTTTTACGAGCGTTTTACGGCGTCTATGAACGCTTCGACGGCCTGTGGATTCTTGAGGCCGGGCGAGGCTTCGAGCCGGCTCACCGCGTCCACCCCGGCGGGCCGCAGCGTGGCGATGGCCTGCGCCACGTTGTCCGGTCCCAGACCGCCCGCGAGCCAGCTGCCCGGCGGAAAGTGGGGGACCAGCGCCGCCCAGTCGAGCGGCTGCCCGCTGCCGGGCTGCGGGGCGTCGAGCATCAGGGTGACGCCGGGGGTTGCCTGCACAGTTGCGGCCTGCACGTTCCCGGCCTGAAGCTCCTCCGGGCCCAGAACGCGCAAGACGGGATAATACCCGGCCACCGCCGCCACGTATACCCCCGGCAGCGGGCCGTGCAGCTGCACCGCGCTGACCCGCGCCGCCTCCGCCGTCCGCAGCACCTCGTCGAGTGACTGCCCCATGAAAACGCCTATGCGCGCCACGCTCGGCCCCACGTTCAGGCTGATGCCGCGGGCCTGGCTTGCCGTGACCCGTCGCTTGCTGCCCGGCGCGAAGATGAAGCCCAGCGCGTCGGCCCCCGCTGCGGCGGCGTGCAGGGCGTCGGGGAGGGTGGTGGTGCCGCAGACCTTGACCCTGACTTTGCCCTCACTCACGCGCCGCCTCCAGAGCTGCGATGCGCTCCTCCAGCTCGCGGTTCTTGCGAATCAGCGCCAGGAAGACCAGCGCGTAGTGGTCGTAGAGCTTGGGCCGCTCCAGCTTCGTCTCGTTCGTCATCCAACCGAACAGCAGCCGCTCGGCCTCGCGCAGCACCTCGTCGTCGGGCACTTCGCGGAAAGTGCGGTCTTGCAAGATGGTGCGGGCAAAATTCAGCTCGCGGTCGGGGTCGAGTTCGCGGGACGGCTCTTCGGCGGGAACGTGGCGGCGGAACATAGGGGTGATGTTAAGCGGTGGCCGTGAGCCGGTCCCACACCAGCCGCACTTCGGTCAGCTCGCCGTCCACCTTCTCGCCCGCCTCCCGCGCTCCCTGCGCCGCGTACCACTGCCGGGTCGGGTTGGCGGCAAGCACCCACAGCGCGAGGTTGTCGCCGCCGTCCGCTTGCACCTGACCTATGACCGCGTGAAGCAGCGCCTTGCCGATGCCCTGGCCCTGCACCCGCTTCAGGCTGTAGAGGGTCATCAGTTCTGAGCCGTAGCCGGGATGGTCCCGCGCCGGGCCGACGGAAGCGAAGGCCACTATCCCCCCGCCTTGCTCGGCCACGAACACGTCTTCCAGATTCTTTGCAATGGTCGCCCGCCAGCTTTCCTCGCGGCGCTGACGGGCGGCCTCGTTGGTGGCGCGGTCCAGAAATTCAGGAGAAATCAGGCCGGTG from Deinococcus radiodurans R1 = ATCC 13939 = DSM 20539 includes these protein-coding regions:
- a CDS encoding metalloenzyme domain protein produces the protein MNGILWLALDGVGHPADAPPGSVWEQDLPTLRAVVDAGPALDATLGVPGLPQSGTGQSCWLTGTDAVRLMGEHFGPVPGPTLQALLREHGLPGRLTAAGGRAALVNAYSPAYLAGGGRRNRLGCFPYAFRAAGLPLNSPDVPALGAGLGLAYASPWAETAPEEDLTRLGEELAGALGQYDLLVADLWLGDLLGHQGREGVPPEVLTAGQAYLRRVDRLLTGAVQAGARVIVSSDHGNLEDLSVKSHTLARVPFGAAGLPLPPVADIVQGGGQIGHWLGLP
- a CDS encoding phosphoribosylanthranilate isomerase, producing MSEGKVRVKVCGTTTLPDALHAAAAGADALGFIFAPGSKRRVTASQARGISLNVGPSVARIGVFMGQSLDEVLRTAEAARVSAVQLHGPLPGVYVAAVAGYYPVLRVLGPEELQAGNVQAATVQATPGVTLMLDAPQPGSGQPLDWAALVPHFPPGSWLAGGLGPDNVAQAIATLRPAGVDAVSRLEASPGLKNPQAVEAFIDAVKRS
- a CDS encoding GNAT family N-acetyltransferase, giving the protein MAPFTIRRAVEGDAPAIAHIHVQSWRETYTGLISPEFLDRATNEAARQRREESWRATIAKNLEDVFVAEQGGGIVAFASVGPARDHPGYGSELMTLYSLKRVQGQGIGKALLHAVIGQVQADGGDNLALWVLAANPTRQWYAAQGAREAGEKVDGELTEVRLVWDRLTATA